A window of the Megalopta genalis isolate 19385.01 chromosome 2, iyMegGena1_principal, whole genome shotgun sequence genome harbors these coding sequences:
- the LOC117219479 gene encoding monocarboxylate transporter 2, whose translation MPNVKDIKMKAPDGGWGWFVCLGTSLITLSLRSLDPSFGLLFHEPLKKLNIDSTGASLIMSILDAIVNFSGLFIGPLLKTFSYRKVAFFGSVLSCIGLILTSCANSMIHIICTYSIISGLGTGLALASSFVALNTFFDKKRGQAVGFSMAGTTLAMMLVPQLIHVLLDSYGFQGTMLIVGACALHSAVGACLLRPLDDSDQSIRIAKKPTESDTLLNKNGGKVLEEIEADSDPPKDDSLIKDETKGEQKDESYFDKIKETLDLDLLKNGVYLNVIIGLSLYYVAESNFKLMTPFFLTSIGMSNLEVATCLSITAFTDILARILLPTIFDRLGFKKRSVFWVFCLFVGIGRSLMVIQSKGLWLIVTFVVIGFLRGATLVNLNLSVSECCSLKKLPSAFGMFMVAKGIFVIIMSPLIGYIRDVSESYAICIHVMTLMIFITFIAWSLEYIYDAFRRRRSFKDRVKSAKTEAI comes from the exons ATGCCGAACGTTAAAGATATTAAGATGAAAGCACCTGACGGCGGATGGGGATGGTTTGTGTGCCTTGGTACCAGCTTAATAAcg CTTTCTTTAAGATCCTTGGATCCTTCATTTGGTCTCCTTTTTCATGAACCTTTGAAGAAATTAAATATCGACTCGACAGGTGCGTCGTTAATAATGAGCATCTTGGACGCCATTGTTAATTTTTCAG GTCTTTTCATAGGACCGCTGTTGAAGACATTTTCTTACAGAAAGGTTGCTTTCTTTGGATCTGTTCTAAGCTGCATTGGACTGATTCTTACATCGTGCGCTAATAGCATGATCCATATTATTTGTACTTACAGTATTATATCAG GTCTAGGAACCGGTCTTGCACTAGCTTCATCTTTTGTCGCATTAAACACGTTTTTCGATAAAAAACGGGGTCAAGCAGTCGGGTTTTCCATGGCGGGAACAACATTAGCTATGATGCTGGTACCACAG CTAATACATGTTCTTCTGGATTCTTATGGATTCCAAGGAACCATGTTGATCGTCGGGGCGTGTGCACTGCATTCCGCAGTTGGTGCATGTCTATTACGACCACTAGATGATTCGGACCAGAGTATTCgg ATCGCTAAGAAACCAACCGAAAGTGATACGTTATTAAACAAAAATGGCGGAAAAGTGTTGGAAGAAATAGAGGCTGACAGTGATCCACCGAAAGATGACAGTCTGATAAAGGACGAAACGAAAGGCGAGCAAAAGGACGAGTCATATTTCGACAAAATAAAGGAAACCTTGGATCTGGATCTTCTTAAGAATGGCGTCTATCTGAACGTCATTATCGGGTTGAGTCTGTATTACGTGGCTGAATCGAATTTTAAACTGATGACTCCGTTCTTCCTAACTAGTATAG GAATGTCAAACCTGGAAGTCGCCACTTGCTTGTCAATAACCGCATTCACCGACATTCTTGCCCGAATCCTCCTGCCGACCATCTTCGACAGATTAGGATTCAAGAAGAGATCCGTATTTTGGGTGTTCTGTCTCTTCGTTGGCATTGGACGGTCTC TCATGGTAATTCAATCCAAAGGATTGTGGTTGATAGTGACCTTCGTAGTGATTGGGTTCTTACGTGGTGCTACTTTGGTCAATCTAAACCTAAGCGTTTCCGAATGCTGTTCTTTGAAGAAGCTGCCGAGCGCTTTTGGAATGTTCATGGTGGCCAAAGGCATATTCGTCATAATCATGAGTCCGCTAATTG GATACATCAGAGATGTCAGCGAAAGCTATGCGATATGTATACATGTCATGACCTTGATGATATTCATTACATTTATTGCGTGGAGTTTGGAATACATTTATGATGCATTTAGGAGGAGGAGATCCTTTAAGGATCGTGTTAAGAGTGCGAAAACagaagcgatataa